From Eretmochelys imbricata isolate rEreImb1 chromosome 17, rEreImb1.hap1, whole genome shotgun sequence, a single genomic window includes:
- the HSF5 gene encoding heat shock factor protein 5, with translation MEEPLLVAPINPNNFPAKLWRLVNSPRFRSIRWDTRGEGLLIDQPLFEAELLGAGPGLGAGPGGDGAAAELFKTTNFTSFIRQLNLYGFRKVVLGPPGGSSAAPGPAGGGSSGPLHHFHSPHFRRDRPDLLVHLKRLTSANKAKLAAGLEVTSRPPNRFQRLLSTSLQGDPLVPPPGPGKAEKPGALTIGQFHRSFRRDSLSPYSYVSASSHNHSTLSSKGSDRTPVPPRTWQNSLGMLPGQVETSPTFSDKGVPFPVLQRFPTEVTYTLQPSATSVHIQQGPQTMASSSQKYSNYTPSAQYSQTYYPTAVLQCCSPTTHLDPLSCCGSPTASTYTHCSYFQNPPMQSSYPVEFLPSNWPCNTADENKKTEVNLEAVFQIVDEMHSSPKLEMVKVEPVENQCPTPQPNAGQQLIVNPGNNDAPSSSHASQLEPLTPVGSDITFMVGTDQAIACSLPQSSEFIYTIHTTEPVENTAAQMVQEPADTQEAHAKLKEQMSHASAQSSVVFLQEGLPFSPQQVDPSIKCQTNPSETVLSSEQVGFLISDVGPVSKSVKDTASSIQTRCRERRSSSQKGKSPAKPDGAEGIAEEAVRPTIGASLQDGEAGRYRTQCWYIILSPSTGGCSLQTGALSKRRIKRVRSG, from the exons ATGGAGGAGCCTCTGCTGGTCGCCCCCATCAACCCCAACAACTTCCCGGCCAAGCTGTGGCGCCTGGTGAACAGCCCGCGGTTCCGCTCCATCCGCTGGGACACCCGCGGTGAGGGGCTGCTCATCGACCAGCCCCTCTTCGAGGCCGAGCTGCTGGGCGCCGGGCCGGGCCTCGGCGCGGGGCCGGGGGGCGACGGGGCCGCGGCCGAGCTCTTCAAGACCACCAACTTCACCAGCTTCATCCGGCAGCTCAACCTGTACGGCTTCCGCAAGGTGGTGCTGGGCCCGCCGGGCGGCTCCTCGGCCGCGCCCGGGCCCGCCGGCGGCGGCTCCTCCGGGCCCCTGCACCACTTCCACAGCCCGCACTTCCGCCGCGACCGCCCCGACCTCCTTGTCCACCTCAAGCGACTCACCAGTGCCAACAAGGCCAAGCTCGCGGCCGGCCTGGAGGTGACCAGCCGCCCGCCCAACCGGTTCCAGCGGCTGCTGAGCACCTCGCTGCAAGGCGACCCACTCGTGCCGCCGCCGGGGCCCGGCAAGGCGGAGAAGCCCG GAGCACTGACAATAGGACAGTTTCATCGGTCTTTTCGGCGAGACAGTTTATCTCCTTACTCCTATGTATCTGCTTCATCCCACAACCACAGCACTTTATCATCAAAAGGTTCAGATCGGACTCCAGTCCCTCCCAGAACATGGCAGAACTCCCTTGGGATGcttccagggcaggtggagactTCCCCAACATTTTCAGACAAAGGGGTTCCATTTCCTGTACTTCAGAGGTTTCCAACAGAGGTCACGTACACTCTTCAACCCAGTGCCACCTCTGTGCACATACAACAAGGACCTCAGACAATGGCCAGTTCTTCCCAGAAATATAGCAACTACACACCTTCAGCACAGTACTCCCAAACCTACTACCCAACAG CTGTTTTACAGTGCTGCTCACCTACGACTCACCTAGATCCTCTTAGTTGCTGTGGCAGTCCTACAGCCTCAACCTACACACACTGCAGCTATTTCCAG AATCCTCCAATGCAGTCATCATACCCAGTTGAATTTTTGCCATCTAACTGGCCATGCAATACAGCTGATGAAAACAAGAAGACAGAAGTAAACCTAGAGGCTGTCTTTCAGATTGTAGATGAGATGCATTCATCCCCCAAGTTAGAGATGGTGAAGGTGGAACCTGTGGAGAACCAGTGTCCAACCCCACAGCCTAATGCAGGCCAGCAATTGATCGTTAATCCTGGGAATAATGATGCACCTTCCTCGAGTCACGCCAGCCAGCTGGAGCCTCTTACACCTGTAGGTTCTGATATTACATTTATGGTGGGAACAGATCAAGCAATAGCCTGTTCTTTGCCACAGTCTTCTGAATTTATTTATACTATCCACACCACCGAGCCTGTAGAGAACACTGCTGCACAAATGGTGCAGGAACCTGCAGACACACAGGAAGCACATGCGAAACTGAAAGAACAGATGAGCCATGCTTCAGCTCAGTCTTCAGTGGTGTTTCTTCAGGAGGGACTGCCATTCAGTCCACAGCAG gtggatCCCAGTATTAAGTGTCAAACCAACCCATCAGAGACAGTTTTGTCTTCGGAGCAGGTAGGATTCCTTATTTCAGATGTGGGACCTGTGAGCAAATCTGTCAAAGACACAGCTTCATCCATACAAACCAGGTGCAGAGAGAGAAGAAGCAGTTCACAGAAGGGCAAGTCTCCTG